Proteins from a single region of Candidatus Cloacimonadota bacterium:
- a CDS encoding SpoIIE family protein phosphatase: MMDLEAKVLIVDDEDIIIQIISSILKGDNYQTDYCHSGEEALKKIADNSYELVLLDVNMGSGLDGYETCKLMHKSKPDIPVILVTASQDDESVNKGFEAGSADYIKKPVSRLELLARVNNTITLTRAEHKNLQLIDALRKDLSTAANIQQAILPKWVYLDKEILFSSYYEPCEAVGGDLFDRIKLSDTKYVVYIGDVSGHGVQAALLMTAIKSTIKLMVEAYQDTKSMAELFTKLNERLYNDLFMHNNYLTLLMGVVDINEQEIRFLNAGHPPLIKINSLTSQIKILDEKGSLPLGWMPYTNYNDEDMDRLPLNSTDIFLVFTDGIYECTNHKGLQFGIEGIRQLLSNISDRDTCITIPFKIIDYLIKNDFRTNLDDFTLFAFQALHSKSDIPKPGGITRHHHLVLRSALREVGKTAQECERLVLKWTNDSFLAAKAELIVDEFLNNIITYGYNYREDAEIVLEFRVIPNMLSIRFWDKGIEWVPENLSYSIEEPYDFELDGANSSGRGVKIIMSMSNRFERKRFGYLNETKVEIDI, translated from the coding sequence ATGATGGATTTAGAAGCTAAAGTATTAATCGTGGATGATGAAGATATCATTATTCAGATTATCTCCAGTATCCTTAAGGGAGATAACTATCAAACAGACTATTGTCATAGTGGTGAAGAAGCTTTAAAAAAAATCGCAGATAATAGCTATGAATTGGTGTTATTGGATGTTAATATGGGTAGTGGCTTGGATGGTTATGAAACTTGTAAGCTTATGCATAAATCCAAACCAGATATTCCAGTTATCTTAGTTACTGCAAGCCAAGACGATGAATCTGTAAACAAGGGTTTTGAGGCGGGCTCGGCAGATTACATCAAAAAGCCAGTCTCACGGCTTGAATTGCTTGCCCGCGTGAACAATACCATTACTTTAACACGTGCCGAACACAAGAATCTTCAATTGATCGATGCTTTACGTAAAGATCTTAGCACGGCTGCCAATATTCAGCAGGCAATATTGCCCAAATGGGTTTATCTGGACAAAGAAATTTTATTCTCTTCTTATTACGAGCCCTGTGAAGCAGTTGGTGGCGACCTTTTTGATCGCATCAAACTTTCGGATACAAAATACGTTGTATATATTGGCGATGTTTCGGGGCATGGAGTACAAGCAGCGTTACTAATGACAGCCATAAAATCTACCATCAAGCTAATGGTAGAAGCCTATCAAGATACAAAATCTATGGCAGAGCTTTTTACAAAACTCAACGAGAGGCTTTACAACGATCTCTTTATGCATAATAATTACCTTACGCTTTTAATGGGAGTGGTAGATATCAACGAGCAGGAAATACGCTTTTTAAACGCAGGACATCCTCCTTTAATTAAAATAAATTCCCTAACTTCTCAGATCAAGATTTTAGATGAAAAAGGCTCACTCCCTTTGGGATGGATGCCCTATACCAACTATAATGATGAAGATATGGATCGGTTACCACTTAACAGTACTGATATTTTCTTGGTTTTTACCGATGGCATCTATGAGTGCACAAACCATAAGGGTTTGCAATTTGGCATCGAGGGCATTAGGCAGTTACTTTCCAATATATCCGATAGGGATACATGTATTACGATTCCTTTCAAGATTATCGATTACTTGATCAAAAATGACTTTCGCACCAATCTGGACGATTTTACTTTATTTGCCTTCCAAGCTTTGCATTCAAAAAGTGATATTCCAAAACCCGGGGGTATTACCCGACATCATCACCTCGTATTGCGCTCCGCTTTGCGAGAAGTTGGAAAAACCGCCCAGGAATGTGAACGATTGGTGCTAAAATGGACCAATGATTCATTCTTGGCGGCAAAAGCAGAACTGATTGTTGATGAGTTCTTAAACAACATTATAACCTATGGTTACAATTATCGGGAAGATGCAGAAATAGTTCTGGAGTTCCGAGTAATACCGAATATGCTTTCTATCCGTTTTTGGGATAAAGGTATCGAATGGGTACCCGAAAACTTGTCTTACAGCATCGAGGAACCTTACGATTTTGAGCTGGATGGGGCGAATTCAAGCGGGCGAGGTGTAAAGATTATTATGTCTATGAGCAATCGCTTCGAGCGCAAAAGATTTGGCTATCTCAACGAAACAAAAGTGGAAATCGATATATGA
- a CDS encoding dihydrofolate reductase, with product MNPKIIVAMANNMVIGNDNQMPWHIPEDLAWFKQKTMANTIIMGRKTFLTLGAALEGRKNVVLSTNREFSAPQIVVKHSLHDALSCFPDAFIIGGANVFAQALNLVHIMYITHIRADIPGNTRFPDFDFSQWEKSVLREETSSSGYLLSFCRYTKKPS from the coding sequence TTGAATCCCAAGATAATTGTCGCAATGGCAAATAATATGGTAATTGGGAACGATAACCAAATGCCTTGGCATATTCCAGAAGATTTAGCATGGTTCAAACAGAAAACAATGGCAAACACTATCATTATGGGCAGAAAAACATTCCTCACATTAGGGGCTGCATTAGAGGGCAGAAAAAACGTTGTTCTGAGTACGAATCGGGAGTTCAGCGCACCTCAAATTGTTGTAAAACACTCTCTTCATGATGCGCTATCTTGCTTTCCCGATGCTTTTATAATTGGTGGAGCAAATGTATTTGCCCAAGCTCTGAATTTAGTTCACATTATGTACATAACACACATTAGAGCAGATATCCCTGGAAATACCAGATTTCCCGATTTTGATTTCAGCCAATGGGAAAAATCGGTTCTTAGAGAAGAAACTAGCTCTTCGGGATATCTACTAAGCTTCTGCCGTTATACAAAAAAACCTAGCTAA
- a CDS encoding ATP-binding cassette domain-containing protein, whose translation MKKEELFSGKPIIEVKGLVAKYDELTILDGISVDIYPGEITVILGGSGCGKTTLLKNMLRLYEPAAGSVKFWGDEILDMGENEFYAVLKRTGMLFQNGALLNSIPVYDNVSIPLEMHTDLSTKVIDRIIRVKLHLVGLSHAIYKFPSELSGGMKKRASLARALALDPEILFCDEPSAGLDPVTSESLDNLILNLKHQLKMTIVIVTHELASIHRIADKIIFLDDGKMLFYGNLQAAKQAGIEPIDHFFEVGRF comes from the coding sequence ATGAAGAAAGAAGAACTGTTTAGCGGCAAACCAATTATTGAGGTTAAGGGTCTCGTTGCCAAATATGATGAACTCACCATACTCGATGGCATTTCTGTCGACATATATCCTGGAGAAATTACAGTGATATTGGGGGGTAGCGGTTGTGGGAAAACCACATTATTAAAAAACATGCTAAGGCTTTATGAACCAGCCGCTGGGAGCGTGAAATTTTGGGGTGATGAAATCCTTGATATGGGCGAAAATGAGTTTTATGCAGTGTTAAAACGCACTGGAATGCTTTTTCAAAATGGCGCTTTACTAAATTCTATTCCCGTTTACGATAACGTATCTATTCCCTTGGAGATGCATACGGATCTTTCCACCAAAGTTATCGATAGGATAATTCGAGTTAAATTGCATTTAGTAGGATTGAGTCATGCTATCTATAAATTTCCTTCAGAGTTATCTGGAGGCATGAAGAAGCGAGCATCTTTAGCTCGAGCCTTAGCGCTTGATCCTGAAATACTTTTTTGTGATGAGCCGTCGGCTGGATTAGATCCCGTTACTTCCGAATCTCTGGATAATCTCATCCTCAACTTGAAGCATCAACTTAAAATGACTATTGTGATAGTAACCCACGAACTTGCCTCTATTCATCGCATTGCCGACAAGATTATCTTTTTGGATGATGGAAAGATGCTTTTCTATGGTAATCTGCAAGCTGCCAAACAAGCGGGAATTGAACCAATAGACCATTTCTTTGAGGTGGGCAGGTTTTGA
- a CDS encoding MlaE family lipid ABC transporter permease subunit, producing MYLKLSNNVLVLEGVFTKENVPSAEKELSKLLKSSIQEQVTMIDLGGIESLDSAGVSFLDEVHQHFGQKSGILLFRGAKSEVQAVIDTFTTINLPIVAPNREMGTFEQLGHNAIAFYYSMIEALTLASEIFYYSAVGLFNAKSRRKGSTIQQAALLGSQALPIVALLSFIIGFILSLQSGVQLKNFGAGVFLADLLAITMVREMGPLITSIIVAGRSGSAIASEIATMQVTEELDALRMMSLHPIRFVVVPKFHAITFVMPILVMFSILVAEIGGGLIALVLLDTSMETFIDRSIEIISIKDIIISFGKSIWFAWVIVIVGSYYGFQVKGGAEGVGRATTAAVVSSIFAVILFDAVFSLLYL from the coding sequence ATGTATCTTAAACTATCCAACAACGTACTGGTACTGGAAGGTGTTTTTACCAAAGAAAATGTGCCTTCTGCCGAAAAAGAATTGAGTAAGTTGTTAAAATCCAGTATTCAAGAACAAGTTACGATGATAGATCTGGGCGGCATCGAATCTCTTGATAGTGCCGGTGTATCGTTTCTGGATGAAGTGCATCAACATTTTGGACAAAAGAGCGGAATTTTGCTTTTTAGGGGTGCAAAATCAGAAGTTCAGGCGGTTATTGATACTTTTACTACCATCAATCTACCAATTGTTGCACCAAATAGAGAGATGGGTACTTTTGAACAATTAGGTCACAATGCAATAGCCTTCTACTATTCTATGATAGAAGCCCTTACCCTTGCTTCCGAAATATTCTATTACAGTGCCGTGGGTTTGTTTAATGCGAAGAGCCGACGCAAGGGATCTACAATCCAGCAAGCAGCACTGCTTGGATCTCAAGCCCTGCCCATTGTGGCGTTACTTTCATTTATTATTGGTTTCATTTTGTCTCTACAGTCTGGAGTACAGCTCAAGAACTTTGGCGCAGGTGTGTTTTTGGCTGATCTACTTGCTATTACGATGGTTAGGGAAATGGGACCCTTAATTACATCGATTATTGTTGCTGGGCGCAGTGGAAGTGCAATCGCATCTGAGATAGCTACCATGCAAGTTACTGAAGAATTGGATGCTTTACGCATGATGTCTCTGCACCCCATACGTTTTGTGGTTGTTCCCAAGTTTCATGCCATCACGTTTGTAATGCCCATTTTGGTAATGTTTAGCATCTTAGTAGCTGAGATCGGAGGAGGACTCATAGCACTTGTTCTATTGGATACTTCGATGGAAACTTTTATAGACCGATCCATAGAAATAATCAGCATCAAAGATATCATTATCAGTTTTGGAAAAAGTATATGGTTTGCTTGGGTGATTGTGATCGTGGGATCTTATTACGGATTTCAAGTAAAAGGCGGTGCTGAGGGAGTGGGAAGAGCAACCACAGCAGCAGTGGTAAGCTCTATATTTGCCGTTATCCTCTTCGATGCTGTCTTTAGTTTGTTATATTTATGA
- a CDS encoding PqiC family protein — MKRIYLLIVLSALIFVGGCFSKVERIQTNYYVLDYQPSTEKTELKLDVSSGKTLHVFNSKINRTYSRNQIVVKENFYRVRFMNNDLWANRLTDAIPNLITQRLRAYNIFSNVSRDTGETDPNYYLETNVLNIEKIEGKNPRAFLRMEFVMRDSTSEKVIIAHRNERYHDLSDDSTVYLVQVFNNMIMEETNTFAALCIMHFAGRPIRSTRRDYQDTLTAPEEYYFQQLDENLSQIEYGELFLSTKSPIANDILYRVEGLDSLNTSISEQWGTYNSPLQLDPGKYRIITGYNEDIQMILNVYPRQRTVVERNWCELKVRILDQSQSKVRQIYDIWIQNEDDYGYRKVGTGFSLSDDEHGIEEELWILPPGSYMVTLGGYSWSDLKDFTTVNLVKGDSHTLTIVVDPTSSSGNILVGAGVLSDDLGIGSIKFHKGIIHANVNLSADNSIDQDDPMYSLSLFGTFDNTIDHDFRPFHINMRSIYDIGANFSKDVDFRINPDSYSLKNVFLIYPWGKQKRLLNNFAFYLRGDLNTHFWDEYTKFSDVKNYIKINSEGTEVQRVENTDEIRSKIAMYPLRLKEGGGLTYRINFSPKSYMSLRGGYGWQQDLNNNSYSYEKTDSGYDIYRESPDNYSRGIETTLIFSLVNLLSFFSLNSSVDALFPIEETGVMPRIENENQINLRIYRNISLEFKLKLEYDERIKPWWVYNYTSYLRMSLFY, encoded by the coding sequence ATGAAACGGATATATTTACTTATTGTTTTGTCAGCCTTAATCTTTGTGGGAGGGTGTTTTAGTAAAGTTGAACGCATCCAAACCAATTATTACGTTCTGGACTATCAGCCCAGTACAGAAAAAACTGAACTAAAGTTAGATGTTTCCAGCGGAAAAACCTTGCACGTTTTTAACAGCAAGATAAATAGGACATACAGTCGAAATCAAATTGTGGTTAAAGAAAACTTCTATAGAGTTCGGTTTATGAATAACGATCTCTGGGCAAATCGTCTAACCGATGCTATTCCCAATTTGATAACCCAAAGGTTACGCGCTTACAATATATTCTCTAATGTGAGTAGGGACACCGGAGAGACGGATCCGAATTATTACTTGGAAACTAACGTTCTGAACATTGAAAAGATAGAGGGAAAGAACCCCAGGGCTTTTTTAAGAATGGAATTTGTAATGCGCGATAGTACATCAGAGAAGGTGATTATTGCCCATCGCAATGAGCGTTATCACGATTTGAGCGATGATTCTACCGTGTATTTGGTGCAGGTTTTTAACAATATGATAATGGAAGAGACGAACACATTTGCCGCATTATGTATTATGCATTTTGCCGGACGTCCCATTCGTAGCACTCGCCGGGATTATCAGGATACGCTAACTGCTCCAGAAGAGTATTATTTTCAACAGCTAGATGAAAATCTGTCTCAAATTGAATATGGTGAGCTGTTTCTAAGCACAAAATCCCCGATTGCCAATGATATACTATATCGAGTTGAGGGCTTAGATTCTCTTAATACCTCTATCTCAGAACAATGGGGCACTTATAATTCGCCATTACAGCTTGATCCGGGTAAATACCGTATTATTACCGGATACAATGAAGATATTCAAATGATTCTCAATGTATATCCACGTCAGCGCACAGTTGTTGAACGCAATTGGTGTGAGCTTAAAGTTAGAATATTGGATCAATCTCAGAGTAAAGTACGCCAAATATATGATATATGGATTCAAAATGAAGATGATTATGGATATAGGAAGGTAGGCACGGGCTTTAGTTTAAGTGACGATGAACATGGAATAGAGGAGGAACTTTGGATACTCCCGCCCGGTTCTTATATGGTTACGTTAGGGGGCTATTCTTGGAGCGATCTAAAGGATTTTACCACAGTTAACTTAGTTAAAGGCGATAGTCATACTCTAACTATTGTTGTAGATCCAACCAGTTCAAGTGGAAATATTTTGGTTGGTGCCGGTGTGTTATCAGATGATTTAGGTATTGGTAGCATCAAGTTTCATAAAGGAATCATCCACGCCAACGTAAATCTTTCGGCTGATAATTCAATCGATCAAGATGATCCCATGTATTCTCTTAGTTTGTTTGGCACGTTTGATAATACCATAGATCACGATTTCCGTCCGTTTCATATTAATATGCGAAGTATTTACGATATAGGTGCGAATTTTTCTAAAGACGTAGATTTTCGCATCAACCCCGATTCGTATTCGTTGAAAAATGTTTTTCTTATTTATCCTTGGGGAAAGCAAAAGCGATTGCTTAATAACTTTGCTTTCTATCTTAGAGGAGATCTCAATACACATTTTTGGGATGAATATACCAAATTTTCAGATGTAAAGAATTACATTAAGATAAACAGTGAGGGAACTGAGGTTCAACGAGTTGAAAACACAGACGAAATTCGCTCCAAAATTGCTATGTATCCACTCAGGTTAAAAGAAGGGGGAGGGTTAACATACCGCATTAATTTTAGCCCTAAGAGCTATATGAGTTTACGCGGAGGATACGGCTGGCAACAAGATTTGAATAATAATTCTTATAGCTATGAAAAAACCGACTCAGGATATGATATTTATCGGGAATCACCTGATAATTACAGTCGCGGAATCGAAACAACACTAATCTTTTCATTGGTAAATCTACTCTCCTTCTTCTCTTTGAATTCAAGTGTTGACGCTTTGTTCCCCATTGAAGAAACAGGGGTTATGCCTCGCATCGAGAATGAGAACCAAATAAACTTGAGGATTTATCGCAATATTTCGCTTGAGTTTAAACTGAAGCTTGAGTATGATGAAAGAATTAAGCCTTGGTGGGTTTACAACTATACCTCGTATCTTAGGATGAGTTTGTTCTACTGA
- a CDS encoding MlaD family protein gives MVSKATKVRLGVFLAVGSILILVFAAAVAGNRLTQKWDTYYIVFEDYPVSGLQVGGTVNYQGIKVGRVEDIKIDPDDVLKVRVTINIEPGTPIKENTEAVLSLVGITGLKAVEIRGGTNEARTISPGSNIKAGSTMIDDISERAISIAEKIDAIAQNINEITSEQNRENIAKILDETGAILEITRNKLSGTLDSFNRIANNTANLTEDLSRNLDSITQTLNNSIEDISDSSVESINQIAETLNDELVLITRNLNKTVGDITDQTEYLLQDTRFHLNNIGQNTNTLVLEGTEQIVSISTNINRSLDTINQLLSSDEFVSIVQNIDALSAQLAEANVKEMVSNLGTTIQRTGVLVNTLNRALLRSQDDLLETLENMRYASENLNDFSRQISDNPAILLRGN, from the coding sequence TTGGTATCTAAAGCAACAAAAGTTCGTTTAGGCGTTTTTTTAGCGGTTGGCAGTATTCTGATATTGGTTTTTGCTGCGGCAGTTGCAGGCAATCGCCTCACTCAAAAGTGGGATACTTATTATATAGTTTTTGAAGACTATCCTGTAAGCGGTTTGCAGGTAGGGGGAACCGTAAACTATCAAGGGATTAAAGTTGGTAGAGTGGAGGACATCAAAATAGATCCAGATGATGTACTGAAGGTGAGGGTAACAATAAATATCGAACCTGGTACCCCTATAAAAGAAAACACTGAGGCAGTTCTAAGTTTGGTGGGAATAACCGGATTGAAAGCTGTGGAGATCCGAGGCGGCACAAATGAAGCGCGCACCATAAGCCCTGGTAGCAATATAAAAGCTGGATCCACGATGATCGACGATATTTCGGAACGAGCTATTTCCATAGCCGAGAAGATAGATGCGATTGCTCAGAATATAAACGAAATTACAAGTGAACAGAATCGGGAGAATATTGCCAAGATATTAGATGAGACTGGGGCAATTTTGGAAATAACACGCAATAAACTGAGCGGTACCCTAGATTCTTTTAATCGAATTGCCAACAATACTGCAAATCTTACAGAGGATCTTAGCCGAAATCTGGATTCCATAACTCAAACCTTGAACAACAGTATAGAAGATATATCCGATAGCTCTGTGGAATCCATAAATCAAATAGCCGAAACATTGAATGATGAACTGGTACTCATTACCAGAAATTTAAATAAAACCGTGGGAGACATTACTGACCAAACTGAATATTTGTTACAGGATACTAGATTCCATCTCAATAACATTGGTCAGAATACAAATACTCTAGTATTGGAGGGAACGGAGCAGATAGTAAGTATTAGTACTAATATCAACCGTTCTTTAGATACAATCAATCAACTACTATCTTCGGATGAATTTGTATCGATAGTGCAAAATATTGATGCACTCTCAGCTCAATTAGCTGAGGCAAATGTAAAAGAAATGGTATCAAATCTTGGTACTACTATTCAAAGAACCGGAGTTTTGGTAAACACTCTCAACCGTGCGCTATTGAGATCGCAAGATGATTTGCTGGAAACCCTGGAGAATATGAGGTATGCTTCAGAAAACTTAAATGATTTCTCAAGGCAAATCTCTGATAATCCGGCAATTTTACTGCGCGGCAATTAA